DNA sequence from the Pseudomonas tritici genome:
TTACCAAGCCGTGCGGCCCGAGCACCAAGGTTCAAACACAGCCGCTTGGGCACTGTTTACCGCTGGCATGGTGATCGCCACGCTCAGCAAAGGCGTGCTGGGCCTGGCGATGCCGGGCATTGTGATTTTTGTGTACCTGGCCAGCACCAGCCTGATGGACAAGCGCCTACGCATCGGCGACTGGCTCAAGCCGGCGCTGTTTACCTTGTTGGCGCTTGTGCCACTGCTGATCTGGCTGGGCTTTCTGTTCCAGCGCGGCGGTATGCAGGCGGTGGGCGAAGTGCTGTGGACCAACAGCGTCGGGCGTTTCAGCGGCTCGTTTGTCGAGGCAGGGCACTATGAGCCGATGTATTACTACATCGCAAAACTGCCTCAAGCGTTCTTGCCTTGGAACATCCTGGTGTACCTGGGCCTGTGGCATTTCCGTAAAAGCCTGGTGCGCAACCGCTACCGGCTGTTTTTCAGTGTCTGGCTGGTGGGGCAGTTCACCCTGCTGACGCTGGCGTCCAGCAAGCGCACGGTGTACCTGATGGCACTGACGCCGGCCGCCGCCGTGTTGGCGGCAGAATATGCGCGGGTGCTGCTGGGCTGGCTGAAAGACCACAAGCCCGCGCTGTACAAACACCATAGACCACTAGTCAGCAGCGTTTTCACCCTGGCCGTGGCCTGCTACCTGGCAGCCGCCTTCTGGTTCGCGCCCAAGGCCGACGTGCGCCAATCGTTCGTGCCGGTGATCAGCCAGATCCAGGCGCTCAAAGACGAAGGCAAAGAAGTTGTGCTGTTTCAGCCCAATGAACGCATCGCCGGGGCCAGCGTGTTCTATCTGCGGGGCTACCTGCCCATCCTGCAAACCGAGGCCGAGTTGCACAATTACCTCGCCGCCAAGCCCGGCAACGTTGCATTGCTGGACCATACCAACGGTTTGAGCACGCCTGTGAGGGTCGCCAAGGAGATGTCGATCAATCGCCAGCCTTACTATTTCGTGGAACAGTAAGGCCGGCGCGCACATCAGTGCTTGGTGAGTTTGTCCAGGTAGCCCATGGCGAACGCCGACACGACAAAGGTCATGTGGATGATCACGTACCACATCAAATGCTCCGGATCGACGTTCTTGGCGTCCATGAAGATGCGCAGCAGGTGGATGGACGAGATCGCCACGATGGAGGCCGCGACTTTCATCTTCAGCGACGAAGAGTCCATGGTGCCGAGCCAGTTGAGCTTTTCTTTGTTTTCATCGATATCCAGCTGCGAGACGAAGTTCTCGTAGCCGGAAATCATCACCATCACCAGCAAGCCACCGACCAGCGCCATGTCGATCAACGACAACAGCAGCAGGATCACCTCAGACTCCAGCATGGTAAAAACCGTGGGAATGACGTGGATGATTTCCTGGAAGAACTTCAGCGCCAGGATCAGCAAGCCCAGGGACAACCCCAGGTAGATGGGCGCCAACAGCCAGCGTGAGGCGTACATAGTATTTTCGATAAAGCGTTCCATGGGATCTCACACAGCTTGGCTAAAAATGGTGGCGAGTATACCAGCGGTTACAAAACACCTGTAACCACGAGAAAACTGACCTGGGCGGCATCTGTAAGAGAATTTTTCTGCTAGTGTCGAGCCCAATAAAAATCGGCTCGATGATGTCGGACAGGAAAAACTCAGATGATGGATGTGCGATCCCCTTTGGCCAATCTCGGCCTGTGCGCGGCATTGCTGCTGGCCGGCGGCTGCTCCCCCAGCGACGAGCAGAAGCAGGCCACCCTCGAAGAGAAAACCGCACAATTCGAACACTCCCTCGACAGCATCCAAGACCCCAAGCTGCGCGACGCCGTTGCCGAACTTGGCGGTTCACTGCTGTTACTGGAACGGGCACGGGCCAAGCTTGCCACCAAGCCCATCGAAGCCGAATACGGCGAAGACAGCCTGGCCCTGCTCAGGCACTACCCCACGCCCCAGGCGCTGGTGGACACCTACATCAATGGCCTGTTCGTGCTGCGTAAAACCTCACACTCCGACTATTTGACGGACTTGCAGCCGGTCTTCCCGTTTAATTTCAGTGTCCCGGACCCATTCCCCTTTCCCCATGGCCTGGAATGGAAGTCCGTGACCTTGAGCAACAACAAGGTCATCCCCTTTCAGCCGGAATGGTCGGAAACCGATCCGGGCATCCAACTGAGCCCCAGCAGTTCCAACCTGACCAACCCCGACGACTTGACGGTGACCTACCCGTTTATCGACGGCATCGAAACCGAAAACAAGAGCCAGCCGCAACCCGTCAACCTAAAGGGCACCATTGAAGTGGTTGCGCCGGGCAAGGTGTTGACGTTTGATTTGTCGAAAAAGGACGTCGGCCACAAGCGTACCGAAGGCAATATCACCCTCAACCTGCTGCTCCTGGAGAAAAACTACGCCGAGATCGAGCTGATCAACAGCCAACCACTGGCACCGGAAGTGGGTGACGAGTCGCCCAACCCACTGCTGGTACAGGCACGGGACAGCACTGGGCAATTCCTCACACGCTCGGGCTCGATCAACGAAAGCAGCGCGCAGGTGGCGTTCTACGAGAAGCAACTGGCCGAAATGCGAAAGCAGAAAGTCTGGTCGGAGGCATTCGAAAAACAGCTTACCGATGAACAAAAAGCCTTCGAACACAAGCAGAGCAGCCATTACGCCAAGGTGTATTTCAATGGCGTGATCGACAACCTGCAGGTCAACGTACTGGATTTCTCCACCGCTACGCTTACCCGCAAAGACCTCGACCTGCCCGTGTTGCGCTTTGACAAGAACAGCCTGCAGCAAACCGTACAGGCCTTGCCAATGCCGGTCACCGTATACGACGACGGCGCCGCCAGTTGGCTCAAAGACGCGAGCATGACCGAAGAGCAGCTGAAAAACAGCGTCACCATCAGCCAGTCGGTCGAGGACGCCAGTGCCGCACACATCGTGTTTGACCACCCGTTCACCTTCAATGACGACCTGGTGGGCAGTGAGCGCAACAGCAGCGAATCGCCGGTGACCTTCTTTACCGCCGACGAAAAGGGCGAACGCGGGGAGCCGATCGAATTGCCGACTGAGGCCTTCGAACTGAACCCGGCGCGCGGCACCCTCACCTATGACCTCAACCTGTTTCCGGAAAACCCGGCGTTTGTGGTGGGCTCGATTCCACTGTTCCTGGCGACCATCGAAAAAGCCGACATTGAGGTAGGCAAGCTCCCCAAAGGGCTGTCGCTCAAGGACAACGCGCTGGTCGTGGACCAGAAGGAATTCCCTGCCGACAGCTGGCGCTTCTACGCCAAGGACGCCAGCGGCAACTACCTCAAGGAAATCCTGGGTGTGAGCCACCGCGCCGAGGAATACGGCACGGCGCTGTTTGACGTGCATTATTTCTACGGCCAGCCTACGTCCCTGGAAAGCTACCAACGCACCGACCTCAGCACCGTGCAGTACGGCTTTGAAGTCAAGCTGGACAAGCCCGAGAGCAAATAGCACTCAGTGCTGGGTATCACCATTGAGCTGTCGCAGATGGGCCTGCATGTGCAGGCTCCAGATCTGCGGATCGCCCGCCTGCTCATAGCCATGCAGGGTCAGGCTATCAACGATGGATTCCAGAATGTTCTCCGCCACGAAGGGGCCGTGAAACGGGCCCTGGGACTTGATAGTGGAGGGTTGTTCGCCGGTCATTCCGGCGGCAAACAACAACGTCCACATGCCGTTATCGCCCGCGAGAGGGCGAATGGAACATTCGATACGGGTGACTAGGCCAAAGCACTGGCGGGTGAGGCAAAGGTTGCGCGGCATGGCGGCGACCCTCGTTAGATCGGTGTTCAACCTGCGCCTGGGGCGAGGCTGTCTCTATCCAGCGACTCCTGTGGATATCCCTTGAACACAGAATAGAAGAAAACCGCGACAAACCAAGGCTGTAGGGACCAACGGCGCTGGCCCCTCAACCTAAGTCAAATTTATGGCGGTTTCGTGATTTCTCCGAATACACCACCGTCAATCTGGGAGCTGGCTTGCGTGCGATGACTGACGTCCAGGCAACATCTCCGTTAACGGGTAGACCGCTATCGCAGCATAAGTATCTACACATCTTCAAAGTGAAATTGCGTAGCAGAGGGCACCCTCAAGATGTGTTGATACCTATGGCTATCACAGCGGTGCGGCGACCCGACAAGCCAGCTCCCACACTTGACCGCATCACGACAAAAAAATCAGGTGGGTTTGGCTTCCGCCAACGCCTGCTGTGCCAACTCCTTCTCCGCCTCCTTCAAGTCTTCCTCGCTGATCATCTCGGCAATCGCGCGCAAGCGCTCTACCACGCGCGCATTGACCGTGCCTTCAGGGAACTGCCCTTCCGCATCCGGCTCACCGGCATCCTCACCCACCAGTAGGCTCAAGGCCTCATCCGCCTGGCGCACGGCATAGATGTGGAACTGCCCGGCGCGCACCGCCTGCAGCACCTTCTCATCAAGCATCAGCGTGGCGACGTTGGCTTGCGGAATGATCGCCCCTTGCTCGCCGGTCAGCCCGCGTGCTTCACAGAGGCGGAAGAAACCTTCGATCTTCTCGTTGACCCCGCCCACCGCCTGCACTTCACCAAACTGATTGATCGAACCGGTGATGGCAAAGCACTGTTTGAGCGGCGTCTTCGACAAGGCCGAGATCAAGGTGCACGCCTCGCCCAGGGACGCACTGTCGCCGTCCACGTAGCCGTAGGATTGCTCCAGCGCGATGCTGGCCGAGATCGCCAGCGGGAATTCCTGGGCATAACGGCTACCCAGGTAACCGGTGAGGATCATCACCCCCTTGGAGTGAATCGGCTGGCCGAGGTTAACCTCACGCTCGATGTCGACAATGCCGCTGCCGCCCGGGTACACCGTGGCGGAAATCCGCGCCGGCACGCCGAACGCCGAGTCACCGACCTCCAGCACCGTCAGCCCGTTGCACTTGCCTACGGCCGCGCCTGCGGTGTCGATCAGGATGACCCCGGCCAGCATGTCGTCGAGAATCCGTGCCGACACGCGCCCGGTGCGCGTGGCCTTGGCCTTGAGTGCGCGCTCGATATGACCGGCGTCGGTCATTTCGTCGCCCGCCAGGTGGCGAATGAAATCCGCTTCGCTGACCAGTTGGAACAAATCACCAATGCGCGCCGACAAGCGCCCCTGATGTTCCGCCAAGCGTGCGCTGTAAGTGGCCAGCCGTGCCACCGCATCCGAGGTCAGCGGCGCCATGCCTTCTTCCGATGTGCGGGTTTTGAGCAATTGGGCGAACTGCTCCAGGCTCTCATCGACCATCGGGATATCTTCGTCGAAATCCACCAGCACCCGGAACATCTCCTGGAAATCCGGATCGGCGTCCTGCAACGCGTAGTACAGCTGGCGGGAACCAATGATGATGACCTTGACCTGCAGCGGGATCATCTGCGGGTTGAGGGTCACCGTAGCCAGGCGGCCCAACTCGCCCAACGGCGATTCCATCTTCAGCTTGCGCGACTGCAGGGAGCGCTTGAGGGCGTCCCAGACAAACGGTTCGCTGAGCATTTTTTCGGCTTCAAGAATCAGGAAACCGCCATTGGCGCGGTGCAAGGCGCCCGGACGTAATTGCCGATAGGTGGTGTAGAGCGCGCCCTGGTCGGTGCTGTATTCGATACGGCCGAACAGGTTGTCGTAAGTCGGGTGCGGTTCAAATACCACCGGTGCGCCACCGTTGACCGGATGGCCCACCACCAGGCTTGGGCAGTACTGCTCTTCAAGCAGCTTGCGCGCCTGGGCGTCGGTCTTGGCGTCGTCCACCAGTTGCTCGACTACGGTCTTGAGCAGGTACACCTGCATGGCTTGCAGATAACCGCAGACAGCGGCGTTTTCCGCGTACTTTTCCGACAGCGGTGCGAGCAAAGGCTGCAGGGCCAGCGTGATGGTTTCTTCGTTGAACTGGCGCAGTTGGTTATTGGACTCACGTTTCCACTGCGGCAGGCTGGCCAGTTCCTCATTGAGACGTTCTTCCAGCTCGGAAATATCCGTGTGGAAACGCTCGCGATCGGCTTCCGGTAGCTGCGAGAACTCGGCCTCGTCCAGCGCCTTGCCGTCGAGCATCGGGGTAAAGGCGATATTGGAGCTGTCGCGGTATAGCGCGACGTCTTTTTCCAGGGCCAGGCGTTCGATTACGTCCAGGGCCTTGTCGTAGCGCTGGTTGAAGGCGCGGTCGATGGCACTCTTGCGCTGTTGATACGTCGGATGCTCGAAAACCGCCGGGAAGGTGGCGACCAGGTTGTCGACCAAGCCGTTGATATCGGCAATAAACGCCGCCGCCCCGCCGCCTGGTAGTTCCAGGGCGCGGGGTTCGCGAGGCTCATCGAAATTATTCACATAGACCCAATCTGCCGGGGTCTGCAGGCGTTTGCCTTCGGCTTTCAGGTAACGTTTGACGAACGAAAAGCGGCCGGTGCCGGGCTCGCCCATGACAAACACGTTGTAACCGGGGCGTGGCATGGCCACACCGAACTGCAGTGCTTCAACCGCACGTTCCTGGCCAAGCACACCGCGAAAGGGCTCCAGATCATTGGTGGTCGAGAAGCTGAACTGTTCAGCGGAGAAAGGGCGAGTCAGCGCTTCGGGCGCTAGACGCAAGCTGGCAGCAACAGGATCAGGCATCGGGCTTCCTTACATCAGGCGGGGCAGATAACGGCATTCTGGCTCCCGGTTACGCGCTCTGGCAAGGCGCGCTTGAGGGAAAGCATAGACGCGGGATGCGTCCCGCAAAAATAGTGCGACATCGCGAATTGTTTTATAAAAATACACGGAACCCTTAGAACGTGCCTAAACTCCAAACTGCGCGGGTTGGACTAATAACCGACCCCTAGGGCGCGTTGACGTGCCTGAACCCTTGTCCATTGGTTTGCACACAAAGAGAACAAAGCTATGAAACGGATCCTTCTCGGTACTCTCTTCACCGTCGTCTCCCTCAATGCAATGGCAGAAGCACCAGGTGGCCCGAACTGCGGTTGGGGCAACATGTTGTTTGAAGGCCAGCGCGGTACTCCAGCTCACTTCCTGGCCTCCACCACCAACGGTACTTCGGGTAACGCCACCTTCGGCATGACCTCGGGCACCAACGGTTGCAGCACCAACAGCGCCCTGAGCTATGGCGGCAAGTCCTGGATTGCCATGAATGGCATGATGAACGAGCTGTCCGAAGACATGGCCAAGGGTAACGGCGAAGCGCTGACTACCTACGCTGTGGTACTGGGTGTTGCACCGGAAGATCGCGAGCACTTTGCTGCCGTGACTCACGAGCACTTCCAGCAAATCTTCAGCAAGGCTGACGTGACTGCTGATGACGTGCACAACAACACCATTGCTGTACTGAAAAGTGATGCCCGTCTGGCGAAATACGCTACCCAGGCTTAAGCTCGACCTGCCCGCGCCTTTCGAGGCGCGGGTTTTATTTTTTCGACCTGTCCCCCCTTGGGTCTTTTTTTTATTTCGACTTAAGTAGCCCCCATGCTCAAACGCCTCGCTTGCCTGGCTCTCTTCGCCTGCGCCCCGCTGTACGCGGCACCGCACCTCGATGATCAACGTTTGCAGCAATTGGCCAATGACCCCTTCTGGTTATCCCTGGGCCACTACGAAGCCGGCAAGATCAGCGGCTGGCGCAGTTATGTCAGCGAAAAAAAGTTTTTCCTCGCACCTGACGGCGCCCATCACCCGGATGCGGAACTCAAGGCCACCGTCGACGCCCTTTACGCGCCGGCCAGCCTGGGTGAACAACACGCCCAGTGCGTGTACCCCGCACGAACCCGCTGGCTCAAGGATCAGTTGCAACTTACTGACCTGCCTGCCGTGGACTGCAAAGAATTCAAGCAGTGGTTCAAGGACGTCGCCCCCCATAGTGCGGTGATGATCTTCCCAGCGGCCTACCTCAACAGCCCCTCGTCGATGTTCGGCCACACTCTGCTGCGCATCGACCAGGCCGACGTGCAAAGTAACAACACTGCCCTGCTCAGCTACGCGATCAACTTCGGCGCCTATATCGAGGGCTCCGACAACAGCATTCTCTACGCCTGGAAAGGCTTGATGGGGGGTTACCCCGGCCTGTTCGCCCTGGTGCCCTACCAGGAAAAACTCTCCGAGTACCGTAGTCTCGAGAACCGCGACCTGTGGGAATACCGCCTCAACCTCACCCAGGTCGAGACCGAACGCATGGTCGAGCACGTGTGGGAGCTCAAGCAGATCCAGTTCGACTACTTCTTCTTTGACGAAAACTGCTCCTATCGCCTGCTGGAACTGCTGCAAGTGGCGCGCCCTGGCCTACGCCTGACCGAGCAATTTCCGCTGACCGCCATCCCGACCGACACGGTCAAGGCCGTGAAAGAGGCCGGTCTGGTAGAAAAGATCGACTACCGCCCTTCCCGCGAACGCGAACTGCTGGAGCGCGCCAAACCACTCGACAGCGACGAGCAGCAATGGGTATTGAAGGTCAGCGACGACCAGAAACAATTGCAGGAGCCTGCCTTCAAAGCCCTGCCCCGCGAGCGCCAGGCCCTGATCATCGACGCCGCTTACCGCCTGGGCCGCTACCGCGCCAATGGCCTGGAGCGCGACACCGCCCGCTCCCAGCGCAGCTTCGAACTGCTGCGCGCGATCAATCAGAACCCTGCGCCCGACCTTAAAATCGTACCGCCCGGCCTGCCGGAAAACGGCCATGAATCGCGCACCTGGCAAGCCGGCATCGGCACCCGTGGCGACAAAGCTTTTGGCGAATACGGCCTGCGCATGGCCTACCACGACCTCAACGACAACGCTGAAGGCTTCCCCCTCGGCGCGCAGATCGAAATCCTGCAAATGAAACTGCGCCAGTACGAGGGCAACCACTGGCAACTGCAGCAACTGGACCTGGCCACCATCCGCTCCCTGACCCCGCGCAATGCGCTGTTGCAACCCTGGTCATGGCAAGTCACCGGCGGTCTGGAGCGCGTGCCTGGCAAACACGACGACGAAACCCTGGTCGCCCACGTCAACGGCGGCGCCGGCGGCACCTGGCAACTGCGCGACGACATGCTCGGCTTCGCCCTTGGCACCGTACGCGTGGAACACAACAACGACTTCAACGAAGCCATCTCCCCCGCAGCCGGTTTCAATACCGGGGTGTTGTGGAGGAATCCGCTGGGTAATTTGAGTTTGGAAGCCAAGGGTGATTTCTTCACCAATGGCGAAGTGCGGCGCAGCATCAGCTTGAACCAGCAGTGGGAGCTGTCACGCAACCTGGGGCTGCGGTTGAGTGCACAGCGCGAGTACAGCCACCTTTCCACGCCGGTCAACGAAGTGATGCTTGAAGTGAAGTGGTATCACTACTAATCAAAGCCTGACGAAGATCAAAATGTGGGAGCGGGCTTGCTCGCGAATGCGGTGTATCAGTCACTGGAAACTTGGCTGAGCCACCGCTTTCGCGAGCAAGCCCGCTCCCACATTTGGTGTTGTGTTTAGCCAAACACCATCGTGCGGTCCGCACTTACAACACCTTTCTCACTCTCCCTTCACACCTCCCTGACAAATCCCGTTCTAGACTCTCCCTAACAGCCGTGAAACGGCCAGGGAGTACGCCATGTGGCGGTCTGCGTTATTGCTGTGTGCAGTGGTGTGGCTGGCGGGTTGCCAAACGACCCATCAGGATTTGCTGGCCAAGGGTTATCCACCGGCCTTTGCCGACGGTTTTGACGATGGCTGCAGCAGTGGTCGCCAGGCTGCCGGGGTGATCACCGGGGAGTTTCGCAAAAATGTGCCGCGTTATCTGAAGGATCGGCAATACGCCGAAGGCTGGGAGGATGGCTTTCGACAGTGCAAGGCCATGCGTGAAAACGAAGAGTTGCGCGACTACAGGGACAACCACTGGGATGACCGAGAGCGGGCCTGGCAGCACGAGAAAGACCGCGACGCCGCCAGGGCCTATCGCTCGCAATAGGTCGCTTTCAGACATCCATCGAAACTAATGCGCGGCGAACATGGCCCAAACTCCATAGAGGGAGAACACCATGAGCCGAGCTTTTGTAAACGAGGACAATGCTGCCGCCCAGGCTGATCAGCCGGTGGAGCGTCAGGTCAGTGAGCAGCCCAACCGTCTGACTGCGCAGGGTTTGGCGCAATTGCAGGCCAAGGTTGCGCAGTTGCAGCAGGAACACAGCGCTGAATCCGCCAAGGGCGAGCGCGCTGACAAACAACGCCAGGCCGACCTTGAACGGGATTTGCGTTACTTCAATCAACGGGTGCAGAGCGCCCAAGTGGTCGCACCGGCCACTTCCAGCGATAAGGTGCAGATCGGCAGTTGGGTGACGTTCGCCAATGAGCAGGACGAGCAGCAGCGCATTCAGTTGGTCGGTGAAGATCAGGCGGACGCCAACGCGGGCTTGATCAACTGGGGTTCGCCCCTGGGCCGCGCATTGCTGGGCGCCCAGGTGGGTGACGAGGTGCTGTGGCTGCGCCCCGTCGGCGATCAGTTGATCGAAGTGCTGCTGATTGAGCCCGAGGCTTAGACGATGCCTTGAGCCAGCATCGCGTCGGCGACTTTGACGAAACCCGCGATATTCGCGCCTTTCACGTAGTTGACCCGACCGTTTTCTTCGCCGTAATGCACGCAGGCATGGTGGATCGACTGCATGATGGCGTGCAGCTTGCTGTCCACTTCGCCCGCCGTCCACAGCAGGCGCATGGCGTTCTGCGACATTTCCAGGCCACTGACCGCGACACCGCCGGCGTTGGAGGCTTTGCCCGGTGCGAACAGAACGCCCGCCTCGATAAAGATATCCACAGCCTCCAGCGTGGTCGGCATATTGGCGCCTTCGGCCACGCAGAGGCAGCCGTTGCGCAGCAGGGTGCGCGCAGCATCGGCATTGAGTTCGTTCTGAGTGGCGCAGGGCAGCGCGATGTCGCAGGCCAATTCCCACGGGGTTTGACCCTTGCGAAACTCCAGGCCAAAACGCTCGGCCAGTTCGCTGATGCGGCCGCGTTGCACGTTTTTCAGCTCAAGCAAGGCCGACCATTGCTCCTCGGTCAAACCGCTTTCGGCGTACAGGGTGCCTTCGGAATCGGACAGGGAAATCACCTTGCCGCCCAGGTCCATCACCTTGCGCGCCGCGTATTGCGCCACGTTGCCGGAACCGGACACCGCCACACGCTTGCCCTCGACACGCTGGTTATTGCGCTTGAGCATTTCTTCGGCGAAGTACACGCAACCGAAGCCGGTGGCTTCCGGGCGAATCAGGCTGCCGCCGTAGGTCATGCCCTTGCCGGTCAACACCGAAGTGAATTGGTTGCTCAGGCGCTTGTACTGACCAAACAGGAAGCCGATTTCACGGGCGCCCACGCCGATATCGCCGGCCGGCACGTCCACGTCTGCGCCGATATGGCGGTACAGCTCGCTCATGAAGGATTGGCAGAAGCGCATGACCTCAGCATCGCTCTTGCCCTTGGGATCAAAGTCCGAGCCGCCCTTGCCGCCGCCCATAGGCAGCGAGGTCAGCGAGTTCTTGAAGGTCTGCTCGAAGGCGAGGAATTTCAGCACACCCAGGTTCACCGACGGGTGGAAGCGCAGGCCGCCTTTATAAGGGCCAATGGCGCTGTTCATCTGGATACGGAAACCGCGATTGACCTGGACCTTGCCATGATCATCCACCCATGACACCCGGAAGGTAATCGCGCGTTCCGGCTCGCAGATGCGCTCCAGGATGCCCGATGCCAGGTAGTGAGGGTTGGCTTCAAGAAACGGCCACAGGCTGCGTAGGACTTCTTCTACTGCCTGGTGGAATTCGGGCTGGTCTGGGTCGCGTTTCTTGAGGCGAGCGAGGAAGGATTCGACGGATTCGATCATGAAAAGTCTCGGCAGATTTTTAGTTGTTAACAGAGATTGAGCCGGACTTTATCAATTCGTTTCGCACTGCGACAGGGCAAAATGTCGCCTTTATGAATTTAAATGGTGCATTTGATATAAATAACTACATTATTTCGCCCCCAAATGGGGATTTCAGCTCAAACCATGCACCAATAGGTAGTCGGGCATCGCAGACAAGCCAGCTCCCACATTGACCGAGTACATCCGCATCAGCGCGGTCAAGTGTGGGAGCAGGCTTGCCTGCGATGAGATCACCTCGGTCACCCTGAAAAGCACGCAAAAAAAACGGAGCCCTAAGGCTCCGCTTTTTTCATACCAACCCGAATCAGGCCAGTTTCTTGTGGCGCACACGGTGCG
Encoded proteins:
- a CDS encoding ArnT family glycosyltransferase; amino-acid sequence: MTRPAPLLLLLAGLLFFFALGNHELQGSTEARVAGIAMAMHLDNNWVVPQLFREPFLEKPPLSLWIDAGAIRLFGGTTWAVRLASAFAGLFSVMLLYAMLRRFGRPQTLAFSAALILATMASYWSNARGVGEDSLLSLGVTTALLAFYQAVRPEHQGSNTAAWALFTAGMVIATLSKGVLGLAMPGIVIFVYLASTSLMDKRLRIGDWLKPALFTLLALVPLLIWLGFLFQRGGMQAVGEVLWTNSVGRFSGSFVEAGHYEPMYYYIAKLPQAFLPWNILVYLGLWHFRKSLVRNRYRLFFSVWLVGQFTLLTLASSKRTVYLMALTPAAAVLAAEYARVLLGWLKDHKPALYKHHRPLVSSVFTLAVACYLAAAFWFAPKADVRQSFVPVISQIQALKDEGKEVVLFQPNERIAGASVFYLRGYLPILQTEAELHNYLAAKPGNVALLDHTNGLSTPVRVAKEMSINRQPYYFVEQ
- a CDS encoding TIGR00645 family protein, with amino-acid sequence MERFIENTMYASRWLLAPIYLGLSLGLLILALKFFQEIIHVIPTVFTMLESEVILLLLSLIDMALVGGLLVMVMISGYENFVSQLDIDENKEKLNWLGTMDSSSLKMKVAASIVAISSIHLLRIFMDAKNVDPEHLMWYVIIHMTFVVSAFAMGYLDKLTKH
- a CDS encoding Lon protease family protein, which codes for MPDPVAASLRLAPEALTRPFSAEQFSFSTTNDLEPFRGVLGQERAVEALQFGVAMPRPGYNVFVMGEPGTGRFSFVKRYLKAEGKRLQTPADWVYVNNFDEPREPRALELPGGGAAAFIADINGLVDNLVATFPAVFEHPTYQQRKSAIDRAFNQRYDKALDVIERLALEKDVALYRDSSNIAFTPMLDGKALDEAEFSQLPEADRERFHTDISELEERLNEELASLPQWKRESNNQLRQFNEETITLALQPLLAPLSEKYAENAAVCGYLQAMQVYLLKTVVEQLVDDAKTDAQARKLLEEQYCPSLVVGHPVNGGAPVVFEPHPTYDNLFGRIEYSTDQGALYTTYRQLRPGALHRANGGFLILEAEKMLSEPFVWDALKRSLQSRKLKMESPLGELGRLATVTLNPQMIPLQVKVIIIGSRQLYYALQDADPDFQEMFRVLVDFDEDIPMVDESLEQFAQLLKTRTSEEGMAPLTSDAVARLATYSARLAEHQGRLSARIGDLFQLVSEADFIRHLAGDEMTDAGHIERALKAKATRTGRVSARILDDMLAGVILIDTAGAAVGKCNGLTVLEVGDSAFGVPARISATVYPGGSGIVDIEREVNLGQPIHSKGVMILTGYLGSRYAQEFPLAISASIALEQSYGYVDGDSASLGEACTLISALSKTPLKQCFAITGSINQFGEVQAVGGVNEKIEGFFRLCEARGLTGEQGAIIPQANVATLMLDEKVLQAVRAGQFHIYAVRQADEALSLLVGEDAGEPDAEGQFPEGTVNARVVERLRAIAEMISEEDLKEAEKELAQQALAEAKPT
- a CDS encoding DUF3015 domain-containing protein, whose product is MKRILLGTLFTVVSLNAMAEAPGGPNCGWGNMLFEGQRGTPAHFLASTTNGTSGNATFGMTSGTNGCSTNSALSYGGKSWIAMNGMMNELSEDMAKGNGEALTTYAVVLGVAPEDREHFAAVTHEHFQQIFSKADVTADDVHNNTIAVLKSDARLAKYATQA
- a CDS encoding Lnb N-terminal periplasmic domain-containing protein, giving the protein MLKRLACLALFACAPLYAAPHLDDQRLQQLANDPFWLSLGHYEAGKISGWRSYVSEKKFFLAPDGAHHPDAELKATVDALYAPASLGEQHAQCVYPARTRWLKDQLQLTDLPAVDCKEFKQWFKDVAPHSAVMIFPAAYLNSPSSMFGHTLLRIDQADVQSNNTALLSYAINFGAYIEGSDNSILYAWKGLMGGYPGLFALVPYQEKLSEYRSLENRDLWEYRLNLTQVETERMVEHVWELKQIQFDYFFFDENCSYRLLELLQVARPGLRLTEQFPLTAIPTDTVKAVKEAGLVEKIDYRPSRERELLERAKPLDSDEQQWVLKVSDDQKQLQEPAFKALPRERQALIIDAAYRLGRYRANGLERDTARSQRSFELLRAINQNPAPDLKIVPPGLPENGHESRTWQAGIGTRGDKAFGEYGLRMAYHDLNDNAEGFPLGAQIEILQMKLRQYEGNHWQLQQLDLATIRSLTPRNALLQPWSWQVTGGLERVPGKHDDETLVAHVNGGAGGTWQLRDDMLGFALGTVRVEHNNDFNEAISPAAGFNTGVLWRNPLGNLSLEAKGDFFTNGEVRRSISLNQQWELSRNLGLRLSAQREYSHLSTPVNEVMLEVKWYHY
- a CDS encoding GreA/GreB family elongation factor; translation: MSRAFVNEDNAAAQADQPVERQVSEQPNRLTAQGLAQLQAKVAQLQQEHSAESAKGERADKQRQADLERDLRYFNQRVQSAQVVAPATSSDKVQIGSWVTFANEQDEQQRIQLVGEDQADANAGLINWGSPLGRALLGAQVGDEVLWLRPVGDQLIEVLLIEPEA
- the gdhA gene encoding NADP-specific glutamate dehydrogenase, with protein sequence MIESVESFLARLKKRDPDQPEFHQAVEEVLRSLWPFLEANPHYLASGILERICEPERAITFRVSWVDDHGKVQVNRGFRIQMNSAIGPYKGGLRFHPSVNLGVLKFLAFEQTFKNSLTSLPMGGGKGGSDFDPKGKSDAEVMRFCQSFMSELYRHIGADVDVPAGDIGVGAREIGFLFGQYKRLSNQFTSVLTGKGMTYGGSLIRPEATGFGCVYFAEEMLKRNNQRVEGKRVAVSGSGNVAQYAARKVMDLGGKVISLSDSEGTLYAESGLTEEQWSALLELKNVQRGRISELAERFGLEFRKGQTPWELACDIALPCATQNELNADAARTLLRNGCLCVAEGANMPTTLEAVDIFIEAGVLFAPGKASNAGGVAVSGLEMSQNAMRLLWTAGEVDSKLHAIMQSIHHACVHYGEENGRVNYVKGANIAGFVKVADAMLAQGIV